A single window of Sphingobium sp. SCG-1 DNA harbors:
- a CDS encoding HAD-IA family hydrolase translates to MNRPLVVFDCDGTLVDSQHSICTAMARAFETVKLTPPSRPEILAIVGLSLPHAMAALLPDADEAFHHHIADHYRDAFRQMRSDGEVSEPLYEGITDLIETLLVQGWSLGVATGKSDRGLNLCLTHHGILDRFVTLQTADRHPSKPHPAMLLQAIADADASPDTTVMIGDTTFDIAMAVGVRVRAIGVNWGYHLPDELIAAGAHAVAVDSADLGRHIGAP, encoded by the coding sequence GTGAACCGCCCGCTGGTCGTCTTCGATTGCGACGGCACGCTGGTCGATAGCCAGCACAGCATCTGCACGGCCATGGCCCGCGCGTTCGAGACTGTGAAGCTCACGCCCCCGTCTCGTCCCGAAATCCTGGCCATCGTCGGCCTGTCCCTGCCGCACGCAATGGCGGCGCTGTTGCCCGACGCGGACGAGGCGTTTCATCATCATATAGCAGATCACTATCGCGACGCTTTTCGCCAGATGCGCAGCGACGGGGAAGTCAGCGAACCTTTGTATGAGGGCATTACCGATCTGATCGAGACCCTATTGGTGCAGGGCTGGTCGCTGGGAGTGGCTACCGGCAAGTCGGATCGCGGCCTCAATCTATGCCTGACGCATCACGGCATCCTCGATCGCTTCGTGACGTTGCAGACGGCGGATCGTCACCCCTCCAAACCGCACCCAGCGATGCTGCTACAAGCCATTGCGGATGCCGACGCGTCTCCGGACACCACGGTGATGATCGGCGACACCACGTTCGATATCGCCATGGCGGTAGGTGTGCGGGTGCGGGCCATCGGCGTCAACTGGGGCTATCATTTGCCGGACGAACTGATCGCCGCGGGCGCTCATGCGGTAGCAGTGGACAGCGCAGACCTTGGCCGCCATATCGGCGCACCATGA
- the crcB gene encoding fluoride efflux transporter CrcB: MTNTFLVMAGSAVGAALRYQLGRISTHLLGTSFPWGTLAANLLGGFAMGMLAGWLVRASLVNGEQVRLLLGVGVLGGFTTFSAFSLETVMMIERGQGVLAVGYVLASVLGALGALALGLLFVRSVA; this comes from the coding sequence ATGACCAATACCTTCCTCGTCATGGCGGGCAGCGCCGTCGGGGCGGCGCTACGCTATCAGCTCGGGCGCATATCGACGCACTTGCTGGGCACTTCCTTTCCCTGGGGCACGCTGGCCGCCAATTTGCTGGGCGGCTTTGCCATGGGCATGCTCGCTGGATGGCTGGTGCGTGCATCGCTGGTCAATGGCGAGCAGGTGCGACTGTTGCTGGGGGTGGGCGTGTTGGGCGGCTTTACGACGTTCTCCGCATTCAGTCTTGAGACGGTGATGATGATCGAACGCGGGCAGGGCGTGCTGGCCGTCGGCTATGTGCTGGCATCGGTGCTGGGTGCGCTTGGTGCGCTGGCGCTGGGCCTCTTGTTTGTGCGGAGCGTAGCATGA
- a CDS encoding RluA family pseudouridine synthase — MRNGPPGPGPGKPSGRSGGRSPGKPTGSKSAKPPARGRSAGKSFPAPKDGGKAGNSFGQKFGAKKPSGKSGPPRAAGAVKPKAPAKAAAPKVEKPAAAPKVAKAAGVTLDVRQFRVAADDDGIRLDRWFQRHLPDVGFNIVSRWSRTGQLRVDGARAAPGDRIAEGQTIRVPPAEAKAPRPDKPARAKREITLSEDEVAFALDMVIHRDEQAIVLNKPPGLATQGGTKTDAHVDGLLDALMFDSEQRPKLVHRLDKDTSGALLIARSARSAGFFAKAFSSRTARKVYWALVIGVPDVRDGIIDLPLAKQPGTGGEKMHVDEKEGLPSRTRYRIIERAGNRAAWVELQPFSGRTHQLRVHMAAIGHPIVGDGKYGGKDAFLSGTISRKMHLHARRIRIDHPDGGKVDVKAELPTHFLDSLNDMAFDMSLGDMLLDDEIDTTPTREEEKKFARQHAKAVRKERRGERRGRGNE, encoded by the coding sequence ATGAGAAATGGTCCTCCCGGCCCTGGGCCCGGCAAACCATCGGGTAGATCCGGGGGCAGATCCCCAGGCAAGCCCACCGGCTCCAAAAGCGCAAAGCCGCCTGCACGCGGCCGCAGCGCGGGCAAATCTTTCCCAGCGCCCAAGGACGGCGGCAAGGCAGGCAACAGCTTCGGGCAGAAGTTCGGCGCGAAGAAGCCTAGCGGTAAGAGCGGCCCGCCGCGTGCCGCCGGTGCGGTTAAACCCAAGGCTCCGGCGAAGGCCGCCGCGCCGAAAGTCGAAAAGCCCGCAGCGGCACCCAAAGTGGCGAAGGCGGCAGGCGTTACGTTGGACGTGCGCCAGTTCCGGGTCGCGGCGGACGACGATGGCATCCGCCTCGACCGCTGGTTTCAGCGGCATTTGCCGGATGTGGGCTTCAACATCGTCTCGCGCTGGTCGCGCACCGGACAGTTGCGCGTCGATGGCGCGCGCGCTGCACCGGGCGACCGGATCGCGGAGGGGCAGACGATTCGTGTGCCGCCCGCCGAAGCCAAAGCGCCGCGTCCCGACAAACCCGCCCGCGCCAAGCGCGAGATTACGCTGTCGGAGGATGAGGTCGCCTTCGCGCTCGACATGGTGATCCACCGCGACGAGCAGGCGATCGTTCTCAACAAGCCGCCCGGCCTGGCGACGCAGGGCGGGACCAAGACCGACGCGCATGTCGACGGGTTGCTGGACGCGCTGATGTTCGACAGCGAGCAGCGGCCCAAGCTAGTACATCGGCTCGACAAGGATACGTCGGGCGCGCTGCTGATCGCCCGTTCGGCCCGTTCGGCGGGCTTTTTCGCCAAAGCGTTCTCCAGCCGTACCGCCCGCAAGGTTTATTGGGCGCTCGTGATCGGCGTTCCCGATGTGCGCGATGGGATCATCGACTTGCCGCTTGCCAAGCAGCCGGGAACCGGCGGCGAGAAGATGCATGTGGACGAGAAGGAGGGGCTGCCTTCCCGCACGCGCTATCGCATCATCGAACGGGCAGGCAATCGTGCCGCCTGGGTCGAATTGCAGCCGTTCTCCGGCCGCACGCACCAGTTGCGCGTGCATATGGCGGCGATCGGGCATCCGATTGTCGGCGATGGCAAATATGGCGGCAAGGATGCGTTCCTCTCCGGCACGATCAGTCGCAAGATGCACCTCCACGCGCGTCGCATCCGCATCGATCATCCCGACGGCGGCAAGGTGGATGTGAAGGCCGAGTTGCCCACGCACTTCCTCGACAGCCTGAACGACATGGCCTTCGACATGTCGCTGGGCGACATGCTGTTAGACGACGAAATCGATACGACGCCGACGCGTGAGGAAGAAAAGAAGTTCGCGCGGCAACATGCCAAGGCGGTCCGCAAGGAACGGCGTGGCGAGCGGCGCGGACGCGGCAACGAATAG
- the pgmG gene encoding phosphoglucomutase/phosphomannomutase PgmG — MTHSFHSTSLREYDIRGIIGETLGEDDAYAIGRGFGTLIGRAGGKKVAVGYDGRVSSPILEAALVKGLNESGIHAVRIGEGPTPMLYYAEAVLDVDGGIEITGSHNPANYNGFKMVFQHRPFFGADIQTLGTMASSGDWDDGSAGSESVDIMDQYVARLVENFDGAAYRIGWDAGNGVAGPIVEKLIKLIPGEHYTLFTDVDGNFPNHHPDPTEEKNLVDLKALVAEKKLDFGVAFDGDGDRIGAIDGEGRVIWGDQLLSIYAEPVLMELPGATIIADVKASQGLYDRIAELGGKPLMWKTGHSLIKSKMKETGSPLAGEMSGHVFFKHEYYGFDDALYAAIRLIRAATSLGKSVTELRSEMPAMVNTPEMRFQVDESRKFAVIDEVLARLKESGATVNDTDGARVNTPDGWWLLRASNTQDVLVARAEAKDQAGLDKLLAQIDSQLAASGLERGEQAGH; from the coding sequence ATGACGCACAGTTTCCACTCCACCTCTCTGCGTGAATATGACATCCGTGGCATTATCGGCGAGACGCTTGGCGAAGATGACGCCTATGCGATCGGGCGCGGATTTGGCACGCTGATCGGCCGCGCAGGCGGCAAGAAGGTGGCCGTGGGCTATGACGGGCGCGTCAGCTCACCCATACTGGAAGCGGCGTTGGTCAAAGGCCTCAACGAGAGCGGTATCCACGCGGTGCGGATCGGCGAAGGGCCGACGCCGATGCTCTATTATGCCGAGGCCGTGCTGGACGTGGACGGCGGTATCGAGATTACCGGGAGCCATAATCCGGCGAACTATAATGGCTTCAAGATGGTGTTCCAGCATCGCCCGTTTTTCGGCGCGGACATCCAGACGCTGGGCACGATGGCGTCGAGTGGCGACTGGGACGATGGCAGCGCCGGGTCCGAGAGCGTGGACATCATGGACCAATATGTCGCGAGGCTGGTCGAGAATTTTGACGGCGCGGCCTACCGGATTGGCTGGGATGCGGGCAATGGCGTCGCGGGGCCGATCGTGGAGAAGCTCATCAAGCTTATTCCGGGCGAGCACTACACGCTGTTCACGGACGTGGACGGCAACTTCCCGAATCATCACCCCGATCCGACCGAAGAGAAGAACCTGGTCGACTTGAAGGCGCTGGTGGCCGAGAAGAAGCTCGACTTTGGCGTGGCGTTCGATGGCGATGGCGACCGGATCGGCGCGATCGATGGCGAAGGCCGGGTGATCTGGGGCGATCAGTTGCTCTCCATCTATGCCGAGCCTGTATTGATGGAACTGCCCGGCGCGACGATCATCGCCGACGTCAAGGCAAGCCAGGGGCTTTATGATCGCATCGCCGAACTGGGCGGTAAGCCACTAATGTGGAAGACCGGGCACAGCCTCATCAAGTCGAAGATGAAGGAAACGGGTAGCCCGCTGGCGGGCGAGATGAGCGGCCATGTGTTCTTCAAGCATGAATATTATGGCTTCGACGACGCGCTATATGCTGCAATTCGCCTGATCCGGGCTGCAACGTCGCTGGGTAAGAGCGTCACGGAATTGCGCAGCGAGATGCCCGCGATGGTCAACACACCCGAAATGCGCTTCCAGGTCGATGAGAGCCGCAAGTTCGCGGTGATTGACGAAGTGCTGGCGCGGCTCAAGGAATCGGGTGCGACGGTGAATGACACCGATGGCGCGCGCGTGAACACGCCGGACGGCTGGTGGCTGCTCCGTGCGTCGAACACGCAAGACGTTCTGGTCGCACGGGCAGAGGCAAAGGATCAGGCGGGACTCGACAAGCTACTGGCGCAGATCGACTCGCAGCTCGCGGCTTCAGGGCTAGAGCGGGGCGAGCAAGCGGGTCATTGA
- the gmk gene encoding guanylate kinase, with amino-acid sequence MPDTARPDRANDPHGFKRRGVLFVLSSPSGAGKSTIARKLLAADPTLVMSVSATTRPIRPGEVDGKDYHFVDLPEFKQMVADHEFLEWAHVFGHRYGTPRAPVEALLKAGRDVLFDIDWQGAQQLYQIAGGDVVRVFILPPSIEELERRLRGRATDSNEVIEGRMSRAAGEIAHWDGYDYVLCNDDADACFEKVRTILDAERMKRSRQTGLIGFIRKLGKATGEVD; translated from the coding sequence ATGCCTGATACTGCACGACCCGACCGCGCCAACGATCCCCATGGCTTCAAGCGCCGCGGCGTTTTGTTCGTGCTGTCCTCACCATCGGGCGCGGGCAAGTCCACAATCGCGCGGAAACTTCTTGCCGCCGATCCCACCCTCGTCATGTCGGTATCGGCCACCACCCGCCCGATCCGTCCGGGCGAAGTCGATGGCAAGGATTATCACTTCGTCGATCTGCCTGAATTCAAGCAGATGGTGGCGGATCACGAATTCCTGGAATGGGCGCATGTCTTCGGCCATCGCTACGGCACGCCTCGCGCGCCGGTTGAGGCGCTGTTGAAGGCCGGGCGCGACGTGCTGTTCGATATCGACTGGCAGGGCGCGCAGCAACTCTACCAGATCGCGGGCGGCGATGTCGTGCGCGTGTTCATCCTGCCCCCTTCGATCGAGGAACTGGAGCGGCGGTTGCGTGGCCGTGCCACCGACAGCAACGAAGTCATCGAAGGCCGAATGAGCCGCGCCGCCGGAGAAATCGCGCATTGGGATGGCTATGATTATGTGCTGTGCAATGATGACGCCGATGCCTGCTTCGAGAAGGTGCGCACCATATTGGATGCGGAGCGCATGAAGCGCAGCCGTCAGACCGGCCTCATCGGTTTCATCCGAAAGCTGGGCAAGGCGACCGGCGAGGTCGACTGA
- a CDS encoding J domain-containing protein, translating into MGPLALLLIALAGWMLWTGRLQRMNAKDGLMLGLAILGAVMAAKGKPLIGALPVFASIAYAAFRTQKPAKTPARPTEYYDVADARALLGLDEHADEEAIRAAHRRLIATVHPDKGGTQALAAKINAARDVLLQHYAITHMHKSRESGH; encoded by the coding sequence ATGGGTCCCTTGGCGCTCCTCTTGATCGCGCTGGCGGGATGGATGCTCTGGACCGGGCGCCTGCAGCGGATGAACGCGAAGGACGGGCTCATGTTGGGCCTTGCGATCCTGGGCGCGGTAATGGCGGCCAAGGGCAAGCCTCTGATCGGGGCGCTGCCGGTGTTTGCTTCGATTGCCTATGCCGCGTTCCGGACCCAGAAGCCTGCGAAGACCCCCGCCCGCCCCACGGAGTATTATGACGTTGCGGACGCGCGCGCGTTGCTCGGGCTGGACGAGCATGCGGATGAAGAGGCGATTCGCGCGGCGCATCGTCGGCTGATCGCAACGGTTCATCCCGACAAGGGTGGCACGCAGGCTTTAGCGGCCAAAATCAACGCAGCGCGCGATGTGCTATTGCAGCATTATGCGATAACGCACATGCACAAGAGCAGAGAATCGGGCCATTAG
- a CDS encoding ligase-associated DNA damage response DEXH box helicase, with translation MAKVIAPLPDTLSTWFASRGWAPRRHQTDMLGAAQAGRHALLVAPTGAGKTLAGFLPVLADLIDNPHEGLHTLYVSPLKALAVDVQRNLLTPIDEMDLPIRVETRTGDTPSDRKARQRVRPPQILLTTPESLSLLLSYADASLLFANLKTIIVDEVHAFATQKRGDLLALCMARLQAINPKLRRVALSATVADVDAYRAWLAPYGDIDTVETVIGEQGADPVIEILIPEGRVPWSGHSGKYAASQVMAEIGRRRTTLVFCNTRGLAELIFQELWSANDQNLPIGIHHGSLSREARRKVESAMAAGKLRALVATASLDLGVDWGDVDCVIQMGAPKGSSRLLQRIGRANHRLDCASEAILIPGNRFEYLEARAALDAVEAGERDEDDFRPGALDVLAQHIMGVACAAPFEESAMLEEVRSALPYSALTDEAFARVLSFIEGGGYALKAYDRFKRLVRDKDGMWRVTHPQFIAQHRLNAGIIVDQPVLNVRFANGRTLGTVEEGFAAQLSPNDCFFFAGTALEVVKMDTTDLIVRATSRPARIPAWGGTRMAMSTRLADRVRQFLASPDQWHRFPADVREWLEVQQARSTMPQPGQLLVETFPHEGREHLICYSFAGWNAHQSLGMLLTKRMEAQGLMPLGFVSNDYALAINSMKPVTDPKALFTPDILTEEFVDWVEQSSLLKRAFRDVAVISGLIERQHPGKRKTGRQVTFSTDLIYDVLRKYEPDHMLMDAAWADARARMTDVGRLGDLIDRAASTMLHVTLDRVSPLAVPTLIMLGREQVGTRLTEDALLLEAEGLVREAMRVD, from the coding sequence ATGGCCAAGGTGATTGCGCCGCTTCCCGATACCCTCAGCACTTGGTTCGCCAGCCGGGGCTGGGCGCCGCGGCGGCATCAGACGGATATGCTCGGTGCCGCACAGGCCGGGCGCCACGCCTTGCTGGTGGCCCCAACGGGCGCGGGCAAGACGCTGGCTGGCTTCCTGCCCGTCCTCGCCGATTTGATCGACAATCCCCATGAGGGCCTGCACACGCTTTACGTGTCGCCGCTGAAGGCACTGGCGGTGGACGTGCAGCGCAATCTCCTGACACCGATCGACGAGATGGACCTGCCGATTCGCGTGGAGACGCGGACGGGCGACACGCCGAGCGATCGCAAGGCCCGACAGCGCGTGCGCCCGCCGCAGATCCTGCTCACCACGCCCGAGTCGCTCTCGCTGTTGCTCAGCTATGCCGACGCTTCACTGCTGTTCGCGAACCTCAAGACCATCATCGTGGACGAGGTGCATGCTTTTGCCACGCAGAAGCGCGGCGACTTGCTGGCGCTGTGCATGGCGCGGTTGCAGGCGATAAACCCGAAGCTCCGGCGCGTCGCGCTGTCGGCGACGGTGGCGGATGTCGATGCCTATCGCGCCTGGCTCGCCCCCTATGGCGACATCGACACCGTGGAGACGGTGATCGGCGAGCAGGGCGCGGACCCGGTGATCGAGATATTGATTCCCGAAGGGCGGGTGCCGTGGTCGGGCCACTCCGGCAAATATGCCGCGTCGCAAGTGATGGCGGAGATTGGGCGGCGTCGCACGACTCTGGTATTCTGCAATACGCGCGGGCTCGCAGAGCTTATCTTCCAGGAACTGTGGTCGGCCAATGACCAGAACCTGCCCATCGGCATCCACCATGGTAGCCTGTCGCGCGAGGCGCGGCGGAAGGTGGAAAGCGCGATGGCGGCGGGCAAGCTGCGCGCGCTGGTCGCGACGGCTTCGCTCGACCTGGGCGTTGACTGGGGCGACGTGGATTGCGTGATCCAGATGGGGGCGCCCAAGGGCAGCTCGCGCCTGCTCCAGCGGATCGGGCGCGCGAATCACCGGCTCGATTGCGCCAGCGAGGCGATCCTGATCCCCGGCAATCGCTTCGAATATCTCGAAGCGCGCGCGGCGCTGGACGCAGTCGAGGCGGGCGAGCGCGATGAGGATGATTTCCGCCCGGGCGCGCTCGATGTGCTGGCGCAGCACATCATGGGCGTCGCTTGCGCCGCGCCGTTCGAGGAAAGCGCGATGCTGGAGGAAGTGCGCTCGGCACTCCCCTACAGCGCGCTCACGGACGAGGCGTTCGCACGCGTGCTCTCCTTCATCGAGGGCGGCGGCTATGCGCTGAAGGCCTATGACCGCTTCAAGCGGCTGGTGCGCGACAAGGACGGGATGTGGCGCGTGACGCATCCGCAGTTCATTGCGCAGCATCGACTAAACGCCGGGATTATCGTCGATCAGCCGGTATTGAACGTGCGATTCGCCAATGGACGAACGCTGGGCACGGTCGAGGAAGGCTTTGCCGCGCAACTGTCGCCGAACGATTGCTTCTTCTTCGCCGGGACCGCGCTGGAAGTCGTGAAGATGGACACGACCGACCTGATCGTGCGGGCGACGAGCCGCCCTGCGCGTATCCCTGCTTGGGGCGGCACGCGCATGGCGATGTCGACGCGGCTGGCGGACCGGGTGCGGCAGTTCCTCGCCAGCCCCGATCAGTGGCACCGCTTCCCCGCCGATGTGCGCGAATGGCTGGAGGTGCAGCAGGCACGCTCGACCATGCCGCAGCCGGGACAATTGCTGGTCGAGACCTTCCCGCACGAAGGCCGCGAGCATCTGATCTGCTATAGTTTTGCCGGATGGAACGCGCATCAGTCGCTCGGCATGTTGCTGACCAAGCGCATGGAGGCGCAGGGGCTGATGCCGCTGGGCTTCGTGTCGAACGACTATGCGCTGGCGATCAACAGCATGAAGCCTGTCACCGACCCCAAGGCGCTGTTCACGCCTGACATATTGACCGAGGAATTCGTCGATTGGGTCGAGCAATCGAGCCTGCTGAAACGCGCCTTCCGCGACGTAGCGGTCATCAGCGGCCTTATCGAGCGTCAGCATCCGGGCAAGCGCAAGACGGGGCGGCAAGTGACCTTCTCGACCGACCTCATCTACGACGTGCTGCGCAAATATGAACCCGACCATATGCTGATGGACGCGGCCTGGGCCGATGCGCGGGCGCGGATGACTGATGTGGGGCGTCTGGGCGATCTGATCGACCGGGCGGCGAGCACGATGCTGCATGTGACACTGGATCGCGTCAGTCCGCTTGCGGTGCCGACGCTCATCATGCTGGGGCGCGAGCAGGTCGGCACGCGCCTGACCGAGGATGCGTTGCTGCTGGAGGCCGAGGGGCTGGTCCGTGAGGCGATGCGCGTGGATTGA
- the fumC gene encoding class II fumarate hydratase: MTTRSETDSIGAIDVPNDAYWGAQTQRSIENFPFGAMERMPIGIIHALAIVKQAAARVNRTHDLDAVIADAIETAAAEVVAGRHDDQFPLVIWQTGSGTQSNMNVNEVIAGRANEALTGKRGGKVPVHPNDHVNMSQSSNDSFPTALHIAVARAVTTSLFPALDRLHQALEAKSAEWQHIVKIGRTHLQDATPLTLGQEFSGYAHQLYRCRARVEPAVMHGMMALAQGGTAVGTGLNAPEGFGEAIAAEIAALTGLPFRTAENKFEALASNDPLVHLSGTLNTLAVALTKIANDIRLLGSGPRSGLGELDLPANEPGSSIMPGKVNPTQNEMLTMVAAQVIGNHQAVTVGGMQGHLELNVFKPLIGANVLRSIHLLAVGMDSFAERAVEGLKANESRIAELVDRSLMLVTALAPEIGYDNAAKIAKHAHQTGQTLKEAGLALGLVDEATFDRLVRPADMV, from the coding sequence ATGACCACTCGCAGCGAAACCGACAGCATCGGGGCAATAGATGTGCCCAACGACGCTTATTGGGGCGCGCAGACGCAGCGCAGTATCGAGAATTTCCCCTTTGGCGCGATGGAGCGCATGCCCATCGGCATCATCCACGCCCTCGCCATCGTGAAGCAGGCCGCAGCCCGGGTGAACCGCACGCACGACCTGGACGCTGTAATCGCCGACGCGATCGAAACCGCCGCAGCCGAAGTCGTCGCGGGGAGGCATGACGATCAGTTCCCGCTCGTCATCTGGCAGACGGGCAGCGGCACGCAGTCGAACATGAACGTCAATGAAGTGATCGCGGGGCGCGCGAACGAGGCGCTGACCGGTAAGCGCGGCGGCAAGGTGCCGGTCCACCCCAACGATCACGTCAACATGAGCCAATCGTCAAACGACAGCTTCCCGACCGCGCTGCACATCGCCGTTGCGCGCGCTGTCACGACTTCCCTGTTCCCCGCTCTGGATCGCTTGCATCAGGCGTTGGAGGCCAAATCCGCCGAGTGGCAGCATATCGTCAAGATCGGCCGCACACATTTGCAGGATGCGACGCCGCTTACTCTGGGACAAGAGTTCTCGGGCTATGCGCATCAGCTCTATCGGTGCCGCGCACGGGTCGAGCCGGCGGTGATGCACGGCATGATGGCACTGGCGCAGGGCGGCACCGCCGTCGGCACCGGCCTCAATGCGCCGGAAGGTTTTGGCGAAGCCATTGCGGCGGAGATCGCGGCGCTCACCGGTCTGCCCTTCCGCACCGCCGAGAATAAGTTCGAGGCCTTGGCGTCCAACGATCCGCTCGTGCACCTCTCCGGCACGCTCAACACGCTGGCCGTGGCATTGACGAAGATCGCGAACGATATCCGCCTGCTAGGATCGGGGCCGCGCTCCGGCCTTGGCGAGCTTGACCTGCCTGCCAATGAGCCGGGCAGCTCGATCATGCCGGGCAAGGTCAACCCGACGCAGAACGAGATGCTGACGATGGTCGCGGCGCAAGTCATCGGCAATCATCAGGCGGTAACGGTCGGCGGGATGCAGGGGCATCTCGAACTCAATGTGTTCAAGCCGCTCATCGGTGCCAATGTCCTCCGCTCGATCCACTTGCTCGCCGTCGGCATGGACAGCTTTGCCGAGCGCGCCGTCGAGGGGCTTAAGGCGAACGAATCGCGCATCGCGGAGCTGGTGGACCGCTCGCTGATGCTGGTGACGGCACTCGCGCCCGAAATCGGCTATGACAATGCCGCGAAGATTGCCAAGCACGCGCATCAGACTGGGCAGACGCTCAAGGAAGCCGGTCTCGCGCTGGGGCTGGTCGATGAAGCGACGTTCGACAGGCTGGTCAGGCCTGCGGACATGGTGTGA
- a CDS encoding FMN-binding negative transcriptional regulator, which translates to MASGADAATNRMHPDRTFAWADHAAMRGFIEQVGLGAVFAQTSKGPRVAHVPALFLSDDRIGFHLSRHNDLAAHLMDGEALFVVQGPHAYVSPDWYGLDDQVPTWNYVTVELEGHVTATDRDGLIAMIDAVSARQEAMLAPKPGWTRDKMRQGLFDRMLGGITGYSFEIKAWRGTRKLGQNKPEAVRASVADALHANGQSEIAMLMRGTIA; encoded by the coding sequence GTGGCGAGCGGCGCGGACGCGGCAACGAATAGGATGCACCCCGACCGGACATTCGCCTGGGCGGATCATGCGGCGATGCGCGGATTTATAGAGCAGGTCGGGCTGGGGGCGGTCTTCGCGCAGACGTCCAAAGGCCCGCGCGTCGCGCATGTGCCCGCACTGTTCCTGTCGGACGATCGCATCGGCTTCCATCTGTCGCGGCATAATGATCTGGCCGCGCATCTGATGGATGGTGAGGCGCTGTTCGTGGTGCAGGGGCCGCACGCCTATGTCAGCCCCGATTGGTATGGCTTGGACGATCAGGTGCCGACCTGGAATTACGTGACGGTCGAGCTGGAAGGGCATGTGACGGCAACGGATCGAGACGGCCTGATCGCGATGATCGACGCAGTGTCCGCGCGGCAGGAGGCGATGCTCGCGCCCAAGCCCGGATGGACGCGCGACAAGATGCGCCAGGGGCTTTTCGACCGGATGTTGGGCGGCATCACGGGCTACAGCTTTGAGATCAAGGCGTGGCGCGGCACACGCAAGCTCGGCCAGAACAAGCCGGAAGCGGTGCGGGCGTCCGTTGCGGACGCGCTCCATGCTAACGGCCAAAGCGAGATCGCGATGCTTATGCGCGGCACCATCGCGTGA
- a CDS encoding ATP12 family chaperone protein, with translation MKRFYKIVEPREVEGGWQIALDGRIVRTPARAPLLLPTLVLAQGIAAEWDAQGDDLDPLTMPATGFANAAIDQIAPDPADFAANIARYAETDLLCYRAENPAPLVERQALQWNPWLEWARRRYDVAFRTTAGVIHVAQPPETLARLSTAVAAYDPFTLAPLSTLVTITGSLILGLAIVDAEADPDAIWNAAELDALWQAEMWGEDSQAQVLAAAHRREFDAAVAFCRMVRA, from the coding sequence ATGAAGCGCTTCTACAAGATAGTCGAACCACGCGAAGTCGAGGGGGGATGGCAGATCGCGCTCGACGGGCGCATCGTTCGCACCCCTGCGCGTGCGCCATTATTGTTGCCGACACTGGTTCTGGCGCAGGGCATCGCGGCGGAATGGGATGCACAGGGAGACGATCTCGATCCGCTCACCATGCCTGCCACAGGCTTCGCGAACGCCGCCATCGACCAGATTGCCCCAGACCCCGCAGATTTCGCCGCGAATATCGCTCGTTACGCCGAAACCGACCTTCTCTGCTATAGAGCGGAAAATCCCGCGCCGCTGGTGGAGCGGCAGGCATTGCAGTGGAACCCCTGGCTGGAGTGGGCACGCCGCCGTTATGACGTCGCGTTCCGAACTACGGCGGGCGTCATTCATGTCGCGCAGCCGCCGGAAACTTTAGCAAGACTTTCAACGGCAGTAGCCGCTTACGACCCCTTTACACTGGCGCCTTTATCCACGCTCGTCACGATTACCGGATCGCTGATACTGGGCCTCGCGATCGTTGATGCCGAGGCCGATCCTGACGCGATCTGGAACGCTGCCGAACTGGATGCGCTATGGCAGGCGGAGATGTGGGGGGAGGATTCCCAAGCGCAGGTGCTGGCCGCAGCGCACCGGCGCGAATTTGACGCTGCCGTTGCTTTCTGTAGGATGGTTCGCGCTTGA